In a genomic window of Larus michahellis chromosome 3, bLarMic1.1, whole genome shotgun sequence:
- the LOC141740844 gene encoding sulfotransferase 6B1-like, with amino-acid sequence MEKSRKKFADIIDKAMAAANTMDRDELLFSYKGILYPATFCSPEVFRAMESLEARSDDIILAGYPKSGTNWVGQILNDLLVIFEKKTQNKESSVNDEELEEFPYLEIGDTGKYERMNKLPSRRVIFTHLLPENLPRSIFKNKAKILLLIRNPKDVATSFYHFTNSMSPLPSYETWDDFFVAFMTKKMPWGCYFEYLSKWNKYADDENVMTITYEELKENPVLGVKNIAAFFGISLTEKELQSVVERSSFQSMKKNSQKTHGAFGNILFRKGGVSDWKNLFSEDHNEKMDKAFEEHVGGTKLGTKLKYELYCKV; translated from the exons atggaGAAGTCCAGGAAAAAATTTGCTGATATCATAGATAAGGCAATGGCTGCTGCTAATACAATGGATCGTGATGAACTGCTTTTTTCTTACAAGGGGATTCTCTACCCTGCTACTTTTTGCAGTCCTGAAGTATTCAGAGCCATGGAGTCCCTTGAAGCCAGAAGTGATGATATCATTTTGGCAGGATACCCTAAATCTG gcACAAACTGGGTAGGTCAAATCTTAAATGATCTGTTAGtcatatttgaaaagaaaacacagaataaagaaaGCAGCGTGAATGATGAAGAACTAGAAGAATTCCCCTACCTTGAAATTGGAGATACTGGGAAATATGAG CGAATGAACAAATTACCTTCTCGAAGAGTTATATTTACTCATCTTCTTCCTGAAAATCTTCCAAGGTCTATCTTCAAAAATAAAGCCAAG atattgTTGCTGATTCGCAATCCAAAGGATGTAGCTACATCTTTTTACCATTTTACCAACAGCATGTCTCCTCTTCCCTCCTATGAGACCTGGGATGATTTCTTCGTAGCTTTCATGACGAAGAAAA TGCCCTGGGGATGCTATTTTGAATACCTTTCCAAATGGAACAAATATGCTGATGATGAAAATGTTATGACAATAACTTATGAAGAGCTAAAAGAG AATCCGGTCCTGGGTGTCAAAAACATAGCTGCTTTCTTTGGGATTTCCTTGACTGAGAAAGAGCTTCAGAGCGTGGTAGAGAGGAGCAGCTTCCAGTCAATGAAGAAGAACTCTCAGAAGACCCACGGGGCATTTGGCAATATTCTCTTTCGCAAAG GTGGTGTAAGTGACTGGAAGAATCTTTTCAGTGAAGATCATAATGAGAAAATGGACAAAGCATTTGAAGAACACGTAGGAGGAACTAAATTGGGAACAAAGTTAAAGTATGAATTGTACTGTAAAGTCTGA